A single window of Microbispora hainanensis DNA harbors:
- a CDS encoding ATP-binding cassette domain-containing protein has product MDGQEVVCEACEGRRFTPEVLAYTVDGLSIADVDALSVDQARRRLSDTAVDRALRHLSQAGLGYLRLGQSLTTLSGGECQRLKIAKELRDAERPTTYVLDEPTTGLHMSDIDGLLRVLDALVDRGHTVVVIEHNLDVVRQADWLIDLGPGPGRHGGRVLYQGHVADYPPDAGTPTARALAAHR; this is encoded by the coding sequence ATGGACGGCCAGGAGGTCGTCTGCGAGGCGTGTGAAGGGCGGCGCTTCACCCCCGAGGTGCTCGCGTACACCGTCGACGGTCTGTCCATCGCCGACGTCGATGCCCTCTCCGTCGACCAGGCCAGGCGCCGGCTGTCCGACACGGCCGTCGACCGGGCGCTGCGGCACCTGTCGCAGGCCGGTCTCGGCTATCTCCGGCTGGGCCAGTCGCTCACCACGCTGTCCGGAGGGGAGTGCCAGCGACTCAAGATCGCCAAGGAGCTGCGCGACGCCGAGCGGCCCACGACGTACGTGCTCGACGAACCGACCACGGGCCTGCACATGAGCGACATCGACGGACTGCTCCGGGTCCTGGACGCCCTCGTCGACCGGGGGCACACCGTCGTGGTCATCGAGCACAACCTGGACGTCGTCCGGCAGGCCGACTGGCTGATCGATCTCGGGCCCGGCCCCGGCAGGCATGGCGGCCGCGTCCTCTACCAGGGGCACGTCGCGGACTACCCGCCGGACGCCGGGACGCCGACGGCCCGCGCCCTCGCCGCCCACCGGTAG
- a CDS encoding helix-turn-helix transcriptional regulator, whose product MLTLLSILQTGRPFSGDELAARLDVSPRTVRRDVDRLREYGYPVETQPGPGGYYRLVAGRTMPPLVLDDDEAIAALLGLATLASSGSGEDGAFDDAATRAYGKLDQFLPARLRPRVAALRASLETGRQLAPAVNAALLAGLAEAIDDREVVRFGYRDRHGGESRRRVEPHRQVHLLLRWYLLGWDLDRDDWRVFRLDRVRDLVRTGVRHAPRALPADAALAYLRQGLNADRRRVRLVVRARPDQVADALKFEDAEMRRGLGAGETRVTVWLDSWEWLVLGLARLDADFTVIEPEDFRGAYAAFARRLLAASGRPEPPST is encoded by the coding sequence ATGCTGACCCTGCTGTCGATCCTCCAGACGGGACGGCCGTTCAGCGGGGACGAACTGGCCGCGCGCCTCGACGTCAGCCCCCGCACCGTGCGCCGCGACGTGGACCGGCTCCGGGAGTACGGCTATCCCGTGGAGACTCAGCCGGGACCGGGCGGCTACTACCGGCTCGTGGCGGGCCGGACGATGCCCCCGCTCGTCCTCGACGATGACGAGGCGATCGCCGCGCTGCTCGGTCTCGCGACTCTCGCCTCCTCCGGTTCGGGCGAGGACGGGGCGTTCGACGACGCGGCCACCCGCGCGTACGGCAAGCTCGACCAGTTCCTGCCCGCGCGGCTGCGGCCGCGCGTGGCCGCGCTGCGGGCGAGCCTGGAGACCGGCCGGCAGCTCGCGCCCGCGGTGAACGCGGCGCTTCTCGCCGGTCTCGCCGAGGCGATCGACGACCGGGAGGTCGTACGGTTCGGTTATCGCGACAGACACGGCGGGGAGAGCCGCCGGCGGGTGGAGCCGCACCGGCAGGTCCATCTGCTTCTGCGCTGGTATCTGCTGGGGTGGGACCTGGACAGGGACGACTGGCGGGTGTTCCGCCTCGACCGCGTCCGCGACCTCGTGCGCACCGGTGTCCGGCACGCTCCCCGCGCCCTGCCCGCCGACGCGGCCCTGGCCTACCTCCGCCAGGGCCTCAACGCCGACCGCCGGCGCGTACGGCTCGTCGTGCGGGCGCGGCCCGACCAGGTGGCCGACGCGTTGAAGTTCGAGGACGCCGAGATGCGCCGTGGGCTCGGCGCCGGAGAGACCCGGGTCACCGTCTGGCTCGACTCCTGGGAATGGCTCGTCCTCGGCCTCGCCCGTCTCGACGCCGACTTCACCGTCATCGAGCCCGAGGACTTCCGCGGTGCCTATGCCGCCTTCGCCCGTCGTCTCCTCGCCGCCTCCGGCCGCCCGGAACCACCGTCCACGTGA
- a CDS encoding ChaB family protein → MPGRKELPSTLERSPKEAQETWIKAHDSAVETYGEGQRAHRTAFAALKHSFEKVGDHWEKKGGRGPSDEQAKKGTPKQGKTAEGVDANASKQHLYDVAGRLGIQGRSKMTKDELVDAIKKANRKATAKAR, encoded by the coding sequence ATGCCAGGACGTAAGGAACTGCCCTCGACCCTGGAGCGCTCGCCCAAGGAGGCCCAGGAGACGTGGATCAAGGCGCACGACTCCGCCGTCGAGACGTACGGCGAGGGCCAGCGCGCCCACCGTACGGCGTTCGCCGCACTCAAGCACTCCTTCGAGAAGGTGGGCGACCACTGGGAGAAGAAGGGGGGACGCGGACCGTCGGACGAGCAGGCGAAGAAGGGCACGCCGAAGCAGGGCAAGACGGCCGAGGGCGTAGACGCGAACGCGTCCAAGCAGCATCTCTATGACGTCGCCGGCCGCCTCGGCATCCAGGGCCGGTCGAAGATGACCAAGGACGAGCTCGTGGACGCCATCAAGAAGGCCAACCGTAAGGCGACCGCCAAGGCCCGCTGA
- a CDS encoding DUF6458 family protein codes for MTIAGSIILIMLGAILTWAVDFTIAGLDIQVIGVILMVGGLAGLLFGIWRLTTVRRRTTVTAAAPVDTTATRRHVYEERRYDDPTI; via the coding sequence ATGACCATCGCCGGAAGCATCATCCTCATCATGCTGGGGGCCATCCTCACCTGGGCGGTCGACTTCACCATCGCGGGCCTCGACATCCAGGTGATCGGGGTGATCCTCATGGTGGGCGGCCTGGCCGGGCTGCTCTTCGGCATCTGGCGCCTGACGACGGTCCGCCGCAGGACCACTGTCACCGCTGCCGCCCCCGTGGACACGACCGCCACCCGCCGCCACGTGTACGAGGAGCGGCGCTACGACGACCCCACCATCTGA
- a CDS encoding shikimate kinase, which yields MTDIPIVVMGLMGAGKSTVARLLADALGRPMRDSDADLEARFGTTAAAMAAGVGADELHAREALVLREALADRPTPVVAAAASTVEDPETRRALASAFVVFLDGPPEVLAERMKSSTHRPHFKPDLVRMLTEQRDLRLPWFREVADVTVDPSTHRPEEIAATVLARLDGAKTR from the coding sequence ATGACCGATATCCCCATTGTGGTGATGGGACTCATGGGCGCCGGGAAGAGCACCGTCGCCCGGCTGCTCGCCGACGCGCTCGGCCGTCCCATGCGCGACAGCGACGCCGATCTGGAGGCCAGGTTCGGCACGACCGCCGCCGCGATGGCCGCCGGTGTGGGCGCGGACGAGCTGCACGCCCGAGAGGCGCTGGTGCTGCGGGAGGCGCTGGCGGACCGTCCCACCCCTGTCGTCGCGGCCGCCGCCAGCACGGTCGAGGACCCCGAGACGCGCCGTGCGCTGGCCTCCGCCTTCGTGGTCTTCCTCGACGGCCCGCCCGAGGTGCTGGCCGAGCGGATGAAGTCGAGCACCCACCGCCCGCACTTCAAGCCCGACCTCGTACGCATGCTGACCGAGCAGCGCGACCTGCGGCTGCCGTGGTTCCGGGAGGTCGCGGACGTGACGGTCGATCCCTCCACCCACAGGCCCGAGGAGATCGCGGCCACGGTGCTCGCG